A section of the Ranitomeya imitator isolate aRanImi1 chromosome 7, aRanImi1.pri, whole genome shotgun sequence genome encodes:
- the DUSP19 gene encoding dual specificity protein phosphatase 19: MHSLGDEIKGFSKNRLKKQCTRVTTLSGKRIIETWKGSLVQVVDDPDQQDGPACGYVQDLSLDLQIGLIKPWLLLGSQDVAQDHDTLKKYQVTHILNVAYGVENVFPDEFTYKKLSILDLPETDLSSHFPECFAFIEEARLQNGVVLVHCNAGVSRAPAIVIGYLMYTEKLNFARAFSVVKNARPAVCPNPGFMEQLHKYQDYSKKLTDTIHEKTD; this comes from the exons ATGCACTCACTTGGAGATGAAATCAAAGGTTTCTCCAAAAACAGACTCAAGAAGCAATGTACGAGAGTGACAACCTTATCCGGGAAGAGAATTATAGAGACTTGGAAAGGTTCTCTAGTGCAAGTGGTGGATGATCCGGATCAGCAGGATGGACCGGCCTGTGGATATGTGCAGGACCTCAGCCTCGACCTGCAGATTGGGCTCATCAAGCCATGGCTTTTACTTG GGTCGCAAGATGTTGCCCAGGACCATGATACACTGAAAAAGTACCAG GTCACACATATCTTGAATGTCGCATATGGAGTAGAAAATGTTTTTCCAGATGAATTCACCTATAAGAAACTTTCCATCCTTGATCTGCCAGAGACGGACCTATCTTCTCATTTCCCGGAATGCTTTGCTTTCATAGAGGAGGCAAGGCTGCAG aatggaGTGGTGCTAGTCCACTGCAATGCAGGAGTGTCCCGCGCACCAGCAATAGTCATTGGTTATTTGATGTACACGGAGAAGCTTAATTTTGCCAGAGCATTTTCAGTTGTAAAAAATGCAAGACCAGCGGTGTGTCCAAATCCTGGATTTATGGAACAGCTCCACAAGTATCAAGACTACAGTAAAAAACTAACAGATACTATCCATGAAAAAACAGATTGA
- the LOC138644650 gene encoding uncharacterized protein, which yields MAMTSNTFSYNNEECSSILAQSTLSCDFLKIPPRETRGRDLERALRHQVNIELHCATLSEYLRVKRIPRGLRVPLRPTLFSDCSDYCLRFEQILNKCSFDLITLTLEHLHKAIDTNAAKIKSIETQLSSTGTAEELSTLRTQIQERVDLHKRDTENRKRSKFSRDTIDYETNQVYRWHDNSTSRRQPARNQRSSTDYSTSGSDQERNVLPSTSSLFLGQRRRFPKRKPDGAPPRRDTTDQMRITRSKSRLY from the exons ATGGCTATGACCTCCAATACTTTTTCATACAATAATGAAGAGTGTTCTTCTATTCTGGCACAGTCCACTCTCTCCTGTGACTTTCTGAAAATACCCCCACGTGAGACACGGGGACGTGACCTTGAACGAGCACTTAGGCACCAAGTCAACATAGAATTGCACTGCGCCACCCTCTCCGAGTACCTCCGTGTTAAGAGGATCCCCAGAGGGCTTCGAGTCCCCCTCCGTCCCACCCTGTTTAGTGACTGTTCTGATTATTGTCTGAGGTTTGAACAGATACTTAATAAATGTTCATTTGATCTGATAACACTCACCCTAGAACATCTTCACAAAGCAATTGATACCAACGCGGCCAAAATCAAAAGTATCGAAACTCAGCTGTCTTCCACCGGTACAGCAGAGGaactgagcaccttgaggacccagATCCAGGAGCGGGTTGATCTACATAAAAGGGATACTGAGAACCGCAAACGCAGCAAATTCTCTCGTGACACGATTGACTACGAGACTAATCAAGTATACCGATGGCACGACAACTCGACATCAAGACGCCAACCTGCACGCAACCAGAGATCCTCTACAGACTATTCCACCTCGGGCTCAGACCAAGAGAGGAACGTCCTCCCCTCTACTTCAAGCCTTTTTTTAGGACAACGACGCCGATTTCCAAAAAGAAAACCCGACGGAGCGCCTCCAAGAAGGGACACCACGGATCAAATGCGGATCACGAGATCCAAG agTCGTCTATATTGA